In Trifolium pratense cultivar HEN17-A07 linkage group LG7, ARS_RC_1.1, whole genome shotgun sequence, a genomic segment contains:
- the LOC123899852 gene encoding 5-formyltetrahydrofolate cyclo-ligase, mitochondrial-like isoform X1 — protein MMTQWYTRAAAKGVVISGQLWQPNRLLRMSTNCNNDNTNNRDDLDSIFKQKRILRTQVRKTLKAIHPSLRSQQDNAIQDIILGAPWFKSSLRLCAYISCSALREVDTFKLLLQILQPPPSGGKKLYVPRVEDKNSNMRMLNVSRIDDLVANSMNILEPDPVDADGNAREDVLQANEPVDILLLPGLAFDKSGRRLGRGGGYYDTFLKNYQDLAETRNWKQPLLVALSYSQQILDDGVIPVTSTDVLVDALVSPEGVIPISSAAFNRFQNGYLSWT, from the exons ATGATGACACAGTGGTATACAAGAGCAGCCGCGAAAGGTGTGGTAATTAGTGGACAATTGTGGCAACCAAATCGTCTGCTGAGGATGTCAACTAACTGTAACAACGACAACACCAACAACCGTGATGACCTGGATTCCATTTTCAAACAGAAACGAATTCTTCGAACTCAGGTCAGAAAAACCCTCAAGGCCATCCACCCCTCCCTCAGGTCTCAACAAG ACAATGCTATTCAAGACATAATTTTGGGAGCTCCGTGGTTCAAATCAAGCCTTAGGCTATGCGCATACATTAGTTGTAGTGCTTTACGAGAAGTTGATACTTTCAAACTCTTATTACAAATTTTGCAGCCTCCACCCAGTG GTGGTAAAAAACTATATGTACCACGGGTGGAGGATAAAAATAGTAACATGAGGATGCTTAACGTATCACGTATTGATGATCTTGTTGCAAACTCAATGAACATCTTAGAACCAGATCCTGTCGATGCTGATGGAAATGCACGTGAAGATG TTTTGCAGGCGAATGAACCAGTTGATATTTTGCTTTTACCTG GGTTGGCATTTGACAAATCTGGACGACGTTTAGGCCGTGGTGGAGG TTACTACGATACCTTCTTGAAAAATTATCAGGACCTTGCAGAGACTCGGAATTGGAAGCAGCCGTTGCTTG TTGCACTCTCATATTCACAACAAATACTAGATGATGGTGTGATACCAGTTACTTCAACTGATGTTCTAGTTGATGCTCTTGTATCTCCAGAAGGTGTAATTCCCATCAGTTCTGCTGCCTTCAACAG ATTCCAGAATGGATATCTGAGCTGGACTTGA
- the LOC123899852 gene encoding 5-formyltetrahydrofolate cyclo-ligase, mitochondrial-like isoform X2, which produces MMTQWYTRAAAKGVVISGQLWQPNRLLRMSTNCNNDNTNNRDDLDSIFKQKRILRTQVRKTLKAIHPSLRSQQDNAIQDIILGAPWFKSSLRLCAYISCSALREVDTFKLLLQILQPPPSGGKKLYVPRVEDKNSNMRMLNVSRIDDLVANSMNILEPDPVDADGNAREDVLQANEPVDILLLPGLAFDKSGRRLGRGGGYYDTFLKNYQDLAETRNWKQPLLVALSYSQQILDDGVIPVTSTDVLVDALVSPEGVIPISSAAFNRMDI; this is translated from the exons ATGATGACACAGTGGTATACAAGAGCAGCCGCGAAAGGTGTGGTAATTAGTGGACAATTGTGGCAACCAAATCGTCTGCTGAGGATGTCAACTAACTGTAACAACGACAACACCAACAACCGTGATGACCTGGATTCCATTTTCAAACAGAAACGAATTCTTCGAACTCAGGTCAGAAAAACCCTCAAGGCCATCCACCCCTCCCTCAGGTCTCAACAAG ACAATGCTATTCAAGACATAATTTTGGGAGCTCCGTGGTTCAAATCAAGCCTTAGGCTATGCGCATACATTAGTTGTAGTGCTTTACGAGAAGTTGATACTTTCAAACTCTTATTACAAATTTTGCAGCCTCCACCCAGTG GTGGTAAAAAACTATATGTACCACGGGTGGAGGATAAAAATAGTAACATGAGGATGCTTAACGTATCACGTATTGATGATCTTGTTGCAAACTCAATGAACATCTTAGAACCAGATCCTGTCGATGCTGATGGAAATGCACGTGAAGATG TTTTGCAGGCGAATGAACCAGTTGATATTTTGCTTTTACCTG GGTTGGCATTTGACAAATCTGGACGACGTTTAGGCCGTGGTGGAGG TTACTACGATACCTTCTTGAAAAATTATCAGGACCTTGCAGAGACTCGGAATTGGAAGCAGCCGTTGCTTG TTGCACTCTCATATTCACAACAAATACTAGATGATGGTGTGATACCAGTTACTTCAACTGATGTTCTAGTTGATGCTCTTGTATCTCCAGAAGGTGTAATTCCCATCAGTTCTGCTGCCTTCAACAG AATGGATATCTGA
- the LOC123899849 gene encoding pentatricopeptide repeat-containing protein At1g80880, mitochondrial-like: MAQRCCNFYISISRRLNALPILKPPPPPPPSQAFYQTLSIHSHSNNHYPPPPSPYPFHFNFDFNHPTLLKFIQFLKNNNDKNDDDDDVHFLSSLEEPNADLICSAAIWVLREDWKPALRAFKLNSLYNNEKACNLMIWVLGTHAKFSIAWSIIRDMHNSSLSTHQAMLIIIDRYAYANNSAKAIETFNFMNKFRLTPDREAFRALLTALCKYGNVEEAQEFMLVNNKFFPLEIESFNIILNGWCNITVDVYEAKRVWRDMLKYCITPDATSYSHMISCFSKEGNLFDSLRLYDQMKKREWIPGIEIYNSLVYVLTRENCPKEALKTIDKMKEQGLQPDSDTFNSMIRPLCQAGKLAAARIVLNTMVEENISPTVETYHAFFEGTDYHGTLEFLSKMKGSGLGPNKDSFLINLVKFLELKQPVNALKIWAEMKKYDVEPSCIHYRKMVEGLVTCRWFIKAKDFYEEMISNGCSEDPKLNKLLQKEVLDSGDKRKQNVIKAISDKV, encoded by the exons ATGGCTCAACGTTGTTGCAACTtttacatttcaatttcaaGGCGGCTGAATGCCCTTCCAATTCTAaaacctcctcctcctcctcctccctcTCAGGCATTCTATCAAACACTTTCAATACACTCTCATTCAAACAATCACTatcctcctcctccttctcCTTATCCTTTCCACTTCAACTTTGATTTCAATCACCCAACTCTATTGAAATTCATCCAATTCCTCAAAAACAACAACGACAaaaacgatgatgatgatgatgttcatTTCCTTTCATCACTGGAAGAACCAAATGCAGATTTAATATGTTCCGCAGCAATTTGGGTTTTAAGGGAAGATTGGAAACCTGCATTGCGTGCCTTCAAATTGAATAGCCTCTATAATAACGAAAAAGCTTGCAACTTGATGATATGGGTTTTGGGAACTCATGCAAAATTTTCCATAGCATGGTCCATCATTCGAGATATGCATAACTCTTCTCTCTCCACTCATCAGGCTATGCTTATTATCATTGACAG ATATGCATATGCAAATAACTCTGCTAAGGCTATTGAAACATTCAACTTTATGAACAAGTTCAGATTGACCCCTGATCGGGAAGCATTTCGTGCACTTTTGACTGCTCTTTGTAAATATGGTAACGTCGAAGAGGCTCAAGAGTTTATGCTAGTCAACAACAAGTTCTTCCCGCTTGAGATCGAGAGCTTCAACATTATTCTTAATGGATGGTGTAACATAACAGTTGATGTATATGAAGCAAAAAGAGTTTGGAGAGACATGTTAAAATACTGTATAACACCAGATGCTACTTCATATAGCCACATGATTTCTTGCTTTTCGAAGGAAGGGAATCTTTTTGACTCTCTTAGACTCTATGATCAGATGAAAAAAAGGGAATGGATCCCTGGGATTGAGATCTACAATTCCTTAGTGTATGTTTTAACTCGTGAAAATTGTCCCAAGGAAGCTCTCAAGACTATAGATAAAATGAAGGAACAAGGTTTGCAGCCAGACTCTGACACATTTAACTCCATGATCCGACCTCTCTGTCAAGCTGGAAAACTAGCAGCGGCAAGAATAGTGTTGAACACAATGGTAGAGGAGAATATTAGTCCAACTGTTGAGACTTACCATGCATTCTTTGAAGGAACAGATTATCATGGAACGTTAGAATTTCTGAGTAAGATGAAAGGTTCTGGTTTGGGTCCAAATAAAGATTCCTTTCTTATAAATCTGGTAAAGTTCTTAGAGTTGAAGCAACCTGTAAATGCACTGAAAATTTGGgcagaaatgaagaaatatgaTGTGGAGCCCAGTTGTATACATTACAGAAAAATGGTTGAAGGGCTTGTAACATGCAGATGGTTCATAAAAGCCAAGGATTTTTATGAGGAGATGATCTCAAACGGATGTTCAGAAGATCCAAAGCTTAATAAGCTCCTTCAGAAAGAAGTGCTTGATAGTGGTGATAAAAGAAAACAGAATGTTATAAAGGCTATTAGTGATAAAGTGTGA